One genomic window of Magnolia sinica isolate HGM2019 chromosome 3, MsV1, whole genome shotgun sequence includes the following:
- the LOC131240649 gene encoding probable leucine-rich repeat receptor-like protein kinase At5g63930: MPSIFKSERAASGVVEFIAVVIVVVAASLLVSSGQGLNVEGQYLLELKGSLTDELNHLGSWDPHNLTPCGWKGVNCTMGYDPVVSSIDLKSMNLSGTLPPSIGGLVHLTSLDLSDNKLSGRIPKEIGNCSRLEILSLNNNDLEGEIPGELGNLNCLQKLNLYNNRISGPFPVEIGNLLSLVELVAYSNNITGPLPRSFGKLKNLTTFRAGQNLISGSIPAEMSGCDSLQILGLAQNELMGEIPKELGMLSNLRIIFLYNNVLSGVIPKELGNCTSLRILALYANNLEGRIPAEIGNLSNLEELYLYRNGLNGTIPREIGNLTLVTEIDFSENLLMGEIPRELSNIKGLHLLHLFQNELTGVIPVELGSLMNLTKLDLSINYLTGIIPVEFQYLTELLQFQLFHNSLSGSIPQGLGVYSRLWVVDFSENNLTGQIPSHLCRHSNLILLNLWSNKLTGNIPSGVTNCRSLVQLRLGRNSFTGSLPSDLCKLVNLSAIELDQNKFSGLIPPEIGNCKTLQRLHLSENYFTSELPSEIGNLSKLVSFNVSSNRLSGGIPPDIINCRMLQRLDLSRNGFVGVLPKELGSLSQLELLKLSENVLLGAIPACLGNLSRLTELQMGGNRFSGQIPPELGGLSGLQIAMNLSYNNLSGNIPPELGNLVLLEFLLLNNNHLTGEIPSTFTNLSSLLGCNISYNNLTGPLPSTPLFQNMAVSSFTGNSLCGRPLNTCGDSPSLSTLPPWKETSSPMGKIMAIVAAAVGGVSLVLIAVIVFFMRRPIETVTPLQDKQLSSSLSDMYFSPKEGFKFQDLVEATNNFDDGFIIGRGACGTVYRAIMLSGQTIAVKKLLSQREGNNVDNSFHAEILTLGKIRHRNIVKLYGFCYHQGSNLLLYEYMSRGSLGELLHGESCSLDWETRYMIALGAAQGLTYLHHDCKPRIIHRDIKSNNILLDDNFEAHVGDFGLAKVIDMPQSKSMSAVAGSYGYIAPEYAYTMKVTEKCDIYSYGVVLLELLTGRTPVQPLDQGGDLVTWTRSYIQNHSMDSGIFDPRLDLEDRITIDHMLMVLKISLFCTSMSPYDRPSMRQVVSMLIETKERGGFTSSSTPDLPLEENTS; this comes from the exons ATGCCTTCGATTTTCAAATCCGAGAGAGCTGCTTCGGGGGTTGTCGAGTTCATAGCAGTAGTAATAGTAGTAGTAGCGGCTTCTTTGCTGGTCAGTAGTGGTCAGGGGCTGAACGTTGAAGGGCAATACCTTCTGGAGCTGAAGGGTAGTCTCACCGATGAATTGAACCACCTGGGTAGTTGGGATCCACACAATCTGACGCCTTGTGGATGGAAAGGCGTGAATTGCACAATGGGATATGACCCGGTAGTTTCATCTATCGATCTGAAGTCCATGAATCTGTCTGGGACCCTGCCACCAAGCATAGGTGGTTTAGTCCATTTGACTTCCCTTGATCTTTCTGACAACAAGCTCTCGGGGAGGATACCAAAGGAGATTGGGAACTGTTCGAGGCTGGAGATTCTTTCTCTGAACAACAATGACTTGGAAGGCGAGATCCCCGGCGAATTGGGCAATTTGAATTGCCTGCAGAAACTCAACTTGTACAACAACAGAATTTCAGGACCGTTTCCAGTGGAGATCGGTAATCTGTTGTCGCTCGTTGAGCTAGTAGCATATTCTAACAATATCACGGGTCCATTGCCTCGTTCCTTCGGGAAGCTGAAGAATCTAACTACCTTCCGAGCAGGgcagaatctgatttctgggAGCATCCCTGCTGAGATGAGCGGTTGCGATAGTCTGCAAATCCTAGGTCTCGCCCAGAATGAGTTAATGGGAGAGATTCCCAAAGAGCTCGGGATGCTCAGTAACTTAAGGATCATCTTTCTTTATAATAATGTCCTGTCTGGTGTCATCCCAAAGGAGCTTGGAAACTGTACAAGCCTTCGAATTCTTGCTCTGTATGCGAACAATCTGGAGGGCAGAATACCTGCAGAGATCGGGAACCTCAGCAATCTGGAGGAGCTGTATCTTTACAGGAATGGGTTGAATGGAACAATCCCGAGGGAGATTGGGAACCTTACATTGGTAACGGAAATCGATTTCTCTGAGAACTTGTTGATGGGAGAGATACCGAGAGAGCTCAGCAACATAAAGGGTCTACACTTACTCCACCTTTTCCAGAACGAGCTCACGGGTGTTATCCCAGTCGAACTGGGAAGCTTAATGAATCTGACTAAACTTGACCTTTCTATCAATTACCTCACTGGTATTATTCCTGTCGAGTTTCAGTATCTGACCGAATTGCTCCAGTTTCAGCTCTTCCATAACTCTCTTAGTGGCAGCATTCCTCAAGGGCTTGGGGTTTACAGCCGACTTTGGGTTGTTGATTTTTCAGAGAACAACCTCACTGGCCAAATTCCTAGTCATCTTTGCAGGCATTCAAACCTGATTTTGTTGAACCTTTGGTCAAACAAGCTGACAGGAAATATCCCAAGTGGAGTCACAAACTGCAGATCTCTGGTGCAGCTTCGTTTGGGCAGAAACAGCTTCACGGGCAGCCTTCCGTCAGATCTATGCAAGTTGGTGAACTTGTCTGCCATTGAGTTGGACCAGAACAAGTTTAGTGGACTGATTCCTCCAGAGATTGGGAATTGCAAAACTTTGCAAAGGCTTCATCTCTCTGAGAACTATTTCACATCTGAGCTACCGAGCGAGATAGGTAATCTGTCCAAGCTGGTGAGCTTCAATGTCTCATCCAATAGGCTATCTGGCGGAATTCCTCCAGACATTATTAATTGTAGAATGCTTCAACGGCTTGATCTCAGCCGGAACGGCTTCGTTGGTGTTTTGCCAAAGGAACTTGGAAGCCTTTCTCAATTGGAACTGCTCAAGCTTTCTGAAAATGTTCTCTTGGGAGCCATACCTGCCTGCTTAGGAAACCTCTCCCGCTTGACTGAGCTGCAGATGGGTGGTAACCGATTCTCCGGCCAAATACCACCAGAATTGGGTGGGCTCTCAGGCTTACAGATTGCCATGAATCTCAGTTACAATAATCTTTCCGGGAACATACCACCAGAGCTCGGTAATCTCGTTTTATTGGAATTCCTCCTGCTCAACAATAACCACCTGACTGGTGAGATTCCTTCCACCTTTACAAACCTATCAAGCTTACTCGGGTGCAACATCTCGTACAATAATCTCACAGGGCCTCTACCTTCTACACCACTGTTTCAAAACATGGCCGTCAGCAGCTTTACGGGAAACAGTCTTTGTGGTAGGCCACTCAATACATGTGGTGACTCTCCATCTCTATCCACACTTCCTCCATGGAAAGAAACAAGTTCCCCCATGGGGAAAATCATGGCAATCGTTGCTGCAGCCGTTGGTGGGGTTTCTCTGGTTCTCATTGCTGTtattgtattcttcatgagaCGCCCGATCGAGACTGTCACTCCTTTGCAAGATAAGCAGTTATCATCATCGCTTTCAGACATGTATTTCTCACCAAAGGAAGGGTTCAAATTTCAAGATCTGGTCGAAGCCACAAACAATTTCGATGACGGTTTTATCATCGGAAGGGGGGCTTGTGGAACAGTCTACAGGGCAATTATGCTGTCTGGACAGACAATTGCGGTAAAGAAGCTGCTATCGCAGAGGGAAGGGAACAATGTCGACAACAGCTTCCATGCCGAAATTCTCACTCTTGGAAAGATAAGACATCGGAACATCGTGAAGCTGTATGGATTCTGCTACCACCAGGGCTCCAATCTTCTCCTTTATGAGTACATGTCGAGGGGCAGCTTGGGTGAACTGCTTCATGGGGAGTCTTGCAGCCTGGATTGGGAGACCCGTTACATGATTGCTCTTGGGGCCGCTCAGGGGCTTACATACTTGCATCATGATTGTAAGCCCCGGATCATTCACCGAGATATAAAGTCCAATAACATCCTACTTGATGATAACTTCGAGGCCCATGTTGGGGATTTCGGATTGGCGAAGGTGATCGACATGCCGCAATCGAAATCGATGTCTGCTGTGGCAGGATCATATGGGTACATTGCACCTG AATATGCATATACCATGAAAGTCACTGAAAAATGTGACATCTATAGCTATGGAGTTGTACTGTTGGAGTTGCTGACTGGTAGAACACCCGTTCAACCGCTAGACCAAGGAGGCGACCTTGTTACATGGACAAGGAGCTACATTCAAAATCACTCAATGGATTCTGGAATATTCGACCCCCGTTTAGATCTAGAAGACAGGATTACCATCGATCACATGCTCATGGTCCTTAAGATCTCTTTATTTTGTACAAGTATGTCGCCCTATGACCGACCATCTATGCGACAAGTCGTGTCGATGCTGATTGAGACTAAAGAGAGAGGTGGATTTACTTCCTCTTCGACTCCTGATCTCCCATTAGAGGAAAATACATCATGA
- the LOC131240650 gene encoding transcription factor PIF1-like isoform X2: MEDDSSVPSSSSGFHHLKKSTLPEDDDLVELLWQNGQIVMQSQNKKPQKKSPKFSPADAVLPGRPGCGAGDEIGLSTTVPAANQLFIQEDEMASWLHYPIDDSFDRDFCAELLYPAPAGASQAPADRRPEEKPALVQEPEQPPLRLASSSRPPVHPARRAEVEAGSFVNFTHFSRGKGKGECRPLDLEKAGRESTVVDSNETPAGVRVLKGEKAGAELFGGNAGAGSSTCGGGGEREMGTCEQTLTSSSGGSGASAERLLKSSPAEDRKRKARQGDESECQSEDAEYESVNEKKIARRSTSARRARAAEVHNLSERRRRDRINEKMKALQELIPRCNKSDKASMLDEAIEYLKSLQLQVQMMSMGCSMAPMMFPGVQQYMPPMAMGMGMGMGMEMATNPGFSRPMLPFPPVLPATATPGSAGAHLGPRLPMSAFHLPHIPPFDPSRVQATNQPDPALNSVSLQSPHPLQNPNLADPYQHYLSLHHMQVQPQNQEMAQPGPSKGAETPETHESG, translated from the exons ATGGAAGACGACTCTTCCGTCCCATCTTCTTCTTCCGGATTCCACCATCTGAAGAAATCTACTCT gCCGGAAGATGATGATCTTGTGGAGCTTTTGTGGCAAAACGGACAGATCGTGATGCAGAGCCAGAATAAAAAACCTCAGAAGAAATCGCCGAAATTCTCCCCTGCCGACGCCGTTCTTCCCGGTCGGCCGGGATGCGGGGCTGGAGACGAGATCGGATTGTCCACAACGGTGCCGGCGGCGAATCAGCTCTTCATCCAGGAAGACGAGATGGCGTCGTGGCTGCATTATCCGATCGACGACTCCTTTGACCGGGATTTCTGCGCCGAACTCCTCTATCCGGCGCCGGCAGGGGCATCCCAGGCCCCGGCGGATCGGAGGCCGGAGGAGAAGCCGGCGCTGGTGCAGGAACCGGAGCAGCCGCCACTGCGGCTGGCTTCTAGCTCCCGGCCTCCGGTCCATCCGGCGCGGCGGGCCGAAGTGGAGGCGGGCAGCTTCGTGAATTTCACGCATTTCTCGAGGGGGAAAGGGAAGGGCGAATGTCGGCCGTTGGATTTGGAGAAGGCGGGGAGGGAATCAACGGTGGTGGATTCGAACGAGACGCCGGCGGGGGTTAGGGTTTTGAAGGGAGAGAAGGCGGGGGCGGAGCTCTTTGGCGGGAATGCGGGCGCGGGCAGCAGCACGTGCGGTGGAGGCGGGGAGAGGGAGATGGGCACGTGCGAGCAGACGTTGACGTCATCTTCGGGTGGGTCCGGTGCCAGTGCTGAGCGGCTGCTGAAGTCGTCTCCGGCGGAGGACAGGAAGAGGAAAGCCAGGCAAGGAGACGAGTCTGAGTGCCAGAGCGAG GATGCTGAGTATGAATCCGTCAACGAAAAGAAAATTGCTCGTCGATCCACATCTGCCAGAAGAGCCCGTGCTGCAGAAGTCCATAATCTTTCTGAGAGG AGGCGTCGAGATCGGATCAATGAGAAGATGAAGGCATTGCAAGAACTCATACCTCGCTGCAACAAG TCAGACAAAGCTTCAATGCTGGATGAGGCAATTGAGTACTTGAAGTCCCTTCAATTGCAAGTGCAG ATGATGTCAATGGGGTGCAGCATGGCCCCCATGATGTTTCCTGGTGTCCAGCAGTACATGCCTCCAATGGCGATGGGGATGGGGATGGGCATGGGCATGGAAATGGCAACCAACCCCGGCTTCAGCCGACCGATGCTGCCGTTTCCACCAGTCTTACCAGCCACAGCCACTCCTGGATCTGCTGGAGCCCATTTAGGTCCAAGGCTCCCTATGTCAGCTTTCCATCTACCACATATTCCTCCATTTGATCCATCTAGAGTACAAGCAACCAACCAGCCTGATCCTGCATTGAACTCGGTCAGCCTACAAAGTCCCCATCCACTACAAAACCCAAATCTTGCCGATCCATATCAACACTACCTCAGCCTTCACCACATGCAAGTGCAACCTCAG AATCAGGAAATGGCGCAGCCGGGCCCCAGCAAGGGAGCTGAAACTCCAGAAACTCACGAGTCCG GTTGA
- the LOC131240650 gene encoding transcription factor PIF1-like isoform X3 yields the protein MNHCVPDFDMEDDSSVPSSSSGFHHLKKSTLPEDDDLVELLWQNGQIVMQSQNKKPQKKSPKFSPADAVLPGRPGCGAGDEIGLSTTVPAANQLFIQEDEMASWLHYPIDDSFDRDFCAELLYPAPAGASQAPADRRPEEKPALVQEPEQPPLRLASSSRPPVHPARRAEVEAGSFVNFTHFSRGKGKGECRPLDLEKAGRESTVVDSNETPAGVRVLKGEKAGAELFGGNAGAGSSTCGGGGEREMGTCEQTLTSSSGGSGASAERLLKSSPAEDRKRKARQGDESECQSEDAEYESVNEKKIARRSTSARRARAAEVHNLSERRRRDRINEKMKALQELIPRCNKSDKASMLDEAIEYLKSLQLQVQNQEMAQPGPSKGAETPETHESG from the exons ATGAATCACTGCGTTCCAGATTTCGATATGGAAGACGACTCTTCCGTCCCATCTTCTTCTTCCGGATTCCACCATCTGAAGAAATCTACTCT gCCGGAAGATGATGATCTTGTGGAGCTTTTGTGGCAAAACGGACAGATCGTGATGCAGAGCCAGAATAAAAAACCTCAGAAGAAATCGCCGAAATTCTCCCCTGCCGACGCCGTTCTTCCCGGTCGGCCGGGATGCGGGGCTGGAGACGAGATCGGATTGTCCACAACGGTGCCGGCGGCGAATCAGCTCTTCATCCAGGAAGACGAGATGGCGTCGTGGCTGCATTATCCGATCGACGACTCCTTTGACCGGGATTTCTGCGCCGAACTCCTCTATCCGGCGCCGGCAGGGGCATCCCAGGCCCCGGCGGATCGGAGGCCGGAGGAGAAGCCGGCGCTGGTGCAGGAACCGGAGCAGCCGCCACTGCGGCTGGCTTCTAGCTCCCGGCCTCCGGTCCATCCGGCGCGGCGGGCCGAAGTGGAGGCGGGCAGCTTCGTGAATTTCACGCATTTCTCGAGGGGGAAAGGGAAGGGCGAATGTCGGCCGTTGGATTTGGAGAAGGCGGGGAGGGAATCAACGGTGGTGGATTCGAACGAGACGCCGGCGGGGGTTAGGGTTTTGAAGGGAGAGAAGGCGGGGGCGGAGCTCTTTGGCGGGAATGCGGGCGCGGGCAGCAGCACGTGCGGTGGAGGCGGGGAGAGGGAGATGGGCACGTGCGAGCAGACGTTGACGTCATCTTCGGGTGGGTCCGGTGCCAGTGCTGAGCGGCTGCTGAAGTCGTCTCCGGCGGAGGACAGGAAGAGGAAAGCCAGGCAAGGAGACGAGTCTGAGTGCCAGAGCGAG GATGCTGAGTATGAATCCGTCAACGAAAAGAAAATTGCTCGTCGATCCACATCTGCCAGAAGAGCCCGTGCTGCAGAAGTCCATAATCTTTCTGAGAGG AGGCGTCGAGATCGGATCAATGAGAAGATGAAGGCATTGCAAGAACTCATACCTCGCTGCAACAAG TCAGACAAAGCTTCAATGCTGGATGAGGCAATTGAGTACTTGAAGTCCCTTCAATTGCAAGTGCAG AATCAGGAAATGGCGCAGCCGGGCCCCAGCAAGGGAGCTGAAACTCCAGAAACTCACGAGTCCG GTTGA
- the LOC131240650 gene encoding transcription factor PIF1-like isoform X1, with product MNHCVPDFDMEDDSSVPSSSSGFHHLKKSTLPEDDDLVELLWQNGQIVMQSQNKKPQKKSPKFSPADAVLPGRPGCGAGDEIGLSTTVPAANQLFIQEDEMASWLHYPIDDSFDRDFCAELLYPAPAGASQAPADRRPEEKPALVQEPEQPPLRLASSSRPPVHPARRAEVEAGSFVNFTHFSRGKGKGECRPLDLEKAGRESTVVDSNETPAGVRVLKGEKAGAELFGGNAGAGSSTCGGGGEREMGTCEQTLTSSSGGSGASAERLLKSSPAEDRKRKARQGDESECQSEDAEYESVNEKKIARRSTSARRARAAEVHNLSERRRRDRINEKMKALQELIPRCNKSDKASMLDEAIEYLKSLQLQVQMMSMGCSMAPMMFPGVQQYMPPMAMGMGMGMGMEMATNPGFSRPMLPFPPVLPATATPGSAGAHLGPRLPMSAFHLPHIPPFDPSRVQATNQPDPALNSVSLQSPHPLQNPNLADPYQHYLSLHHMQVQPQNQEMAQPGPSKGAETPETHESG from the exons ATGAATCACTGCGTTCCAGATTTCGATATGGAAGACGACTCTTCCGTCCCATCTTCTTCTTCCGGATTCCACCATCTGAAGAAATCTACTCT gCCGGAAGATGATGATCTTGTGGAGCTTTTGTGGCAAAACGGACAGATCGTGATGCAGAGCCAGAATAAAAAACCTCAGAAGAAATCGCCGAAATTCTCCCCTGCCGACGCCGTTCTTCCCGGTCGGCCGGGATGCGGGGCTGGAGACGAGATCGGATTGTCCACAACGGTGCCGGCGGCGAATCAGCTCTTCATCCAGGAAGACGAGATGGCGTCGTGGCTGCATTATCCGATCGACGACTCCTTTGACCGGGATTTCTGCGCCGAACTCCTCTATCCGGCGCCGGCAGGGGCATCCCAGGCCCCGGCGGATCGGAGGCCGGAGGAGAAGCCGGCGCTGGTGCAGGAACCGGAGCAGCCGCCACTGCGGCTGGCTTCTAGCTCCCGGCCTCCGGTCCATCCGGCGCGGCGGGCCGAAGTGGAGGCGGGCAGCTTCGTGAATTTCACGCATTTCTCGAGGGGGAAAGGGAAGGGCGAATGTCGGCCGTTGGATTTGGAGAAGGCGGGGAGGGAATCAACGGTGGTGGATTCGAACGAGACGCCGGCGGGGGTTAGGGTTTTGAAGGGAGAGAAGGCGGGGGCGGAGCTCTTTGGCGGGAATGCGGGCGCGGGCAGCAGCACGTGCGGTGGAGGCGGGGAGAGGGAGATGGGCACGTGCGAGCAGACGTTGACGTCATCTTCGGGTGGGTCCGGTGCCAGTGCTGAGCGGCTGCTGAAGTCGTCTCCGGCGGAGGACAGGAAGAGGAAAGCCAGGCAAGGAGACGAGTCTGAGTGCCAGAGCGAG GATGCTGAGTATGAATCCGTCAACGAAAAGAAAATTGCTCGTCGATCCACATCTGCCAGAAGAGCCCGTGCTGCAGAAGTCCATAATCTTTCTGAGAGG AGGCGTCGAGATCGGATCAATGAGAAGATGAAGGCATTGCAAGAACTCATACCTCGCTGCAACAAG TCAGACAAAGCTTCAATGCTGGATGAGGCAATTGAGTACTTGAAGTCCCTTCAATTGCAAGTGCAG ATGATGTCAATGGGGTGCAGCATGGCCCCCATGATGTTTCCTGGTGTCCAGCAGTACATGCCTCCAATGGCGATGGGGATGGGGATGGGCATGGGCATGGAAATGGCAACCAACCCCGGCTTCAGCCGACCGATGCTGCCGTTTCCACCAGTCTTACCAGCCACAGCCACTCCTGGATCTGCTGGAGCCCATTTAGGTCCAAGGCTCCCTATGTCAGCTTTCCATCTACCACATATTCCTCCATTTGATCCATCTAGAGTACAAGCAACCAACCAGCCTGATCCTGCATTGAACTCGGTCAGCCTACAAAGTCCCCATCCACTACAAAACCCAAATCTTGCCGATCCATATCAACACTACCTCAGCCTTCACCACATGCAAGTGCAACCTCAG AATCAGGAAATGGCGCAGCCGGGCCCCAGCAAGGGAGCTGAAACTCCAGAAACTCACGAGTCCG GTTGA